From the genome of Mixophyes fleayi isolate aMixFle1 chromosome 2, aMixFle1.hap1, whole genome shotgun sequence, one region includes:
- the PFKFB2 gene encoding 6-phosphofructo-2-kinase/fructose-2,6-bisphosphatase 2, with product MSEGKNQDPGQFNSGGGKVSGRNAEKKCSWASYMTNSPTLIVMIGLPARGKTYMSKKLTRYLNWIGVPTKVFNLGAYRREVVRSYKSYEFFRHDNAEAMRIRKQCALIALEDVKFYITEEGGQIAVFDATNTTRERRDLLLNFGKENAFKVFFVESECDDPEVIAANIMEVKVSSPDYPERGRENVMDDFLKRIECYKVTYEPLDPDCYDKDHSLIKVINVGQRFLVNKVQDYIQSKIVYYLMNIHVQPRTIYLCRHGESECNLAGRIGGDSGLSARGKQFSQALRKFIEQQEIGDLKVWTSQLKRTIQTAEALGVSYEQWKILNEIDAGVCEEMTYKEIEEKYPEEFTLRDQDKYLYRYPGGESYQDLVQRLEPVIMELERQGNILVICHQAVMRCLLAYFLDKSADDLPYLRCPLHTVLKLIPVAYGCKVEMIKLNVDAVDTHREKPAGTFDVNQTPMRMRRNSFTPLSSSDTVRRPRNYSVGSRPLTPVGLERFRMTSEGSDRPLKQRSLESSLESACMGAVDTNGCDVFQSFSAAV from the exons CTTGGGCCTCATATATGACAAACTCCCCGACACTGATTGTAATGATTGGGCTGCCTGCCAGAGGCAAGACCTACATGTCTAAGAAGTTAACACGATACCTCAACTGGATTGGAGTGCCCACAAAAG TGTTTAACCTAGGGGCTTATCGACGTGAAGTGGTCAGGTCATACAAGTCTTATGAATTTTTTCGTCACGACAATGCAGAGGCCATGAGAATTCGCAA GCAGTGTGCCCTGATCGCCTTGGAAGATGTGAAGTTCTATATAACAGAGGAGGGAGGCCAAATAGCA GTATTCGATGCCACAAATACTACTCGGGAAAGAAGAGACCTTCTTCTAAACTTTGGGAAGGAAAATGCTTTTAAG gtATTTTTTGTGGAGTCTGAATGTGATGACCCAGAAGTAATTGCTGCTAATATTATG GAAGTGAAGGTGTCTAGTCCAGATTATCCTGAAAGAGGCCGGGAGAATGTCATGGATGATTTCCTAAAGAGAATTGAGTGCTATAAAGTTACCTATGAGCCACTGGACCCAGATTGTTATGACAA GGATCACTCTCTTATTAAAGTTATCAACGTTGGTCAAAGGTTCCTAGTGAACAAAGTACAGGATTATATCCAAAGTAAAATTGTCTACTACCTCATGAATATTCATGTACAACCCCGTACCATCTATCTGTGCCGACATGGTGAAAGTGAATGTAATCTTGCAGGAAGGATTGGAGGAGATTCAGGCCTATCTGCACGAGGGAAGCAA TTTTCCCAGGCCCTCAGAAAGTTTATTGAGCAGCAGGAAATTGGGGATCTCAAGGTTTGGACTAGTCAGCTGAAGAGAACGATTCAAACAGCAGAGGCACTTGGTGTGTCATATGAACAGTGGAAAATTCTTAACGAGATTGATGCT GGGGTGTGCGAGGAAATGACCTATAAAGAGATTGAAGAAAAATATCCAGAAGAGTTTACACTGAGAGATCAGGATAAATATCTTTATCGCTACCCTGGAGGAGAG TCTTACCAAGATCTAGTTCAACGTCTAGAACCAGTCATCATGGAATTGGAACGTCAGGGGAACATCCTAGTCATTTGTCACCAGGCAGTCATGAGGTGTCTTTTGGCTTACTTCCTGGACAAAAGTGCAG ATGACTTGCCATACCTCCGTTGTCCGCTGCATACAGTGTTGAAATTAATACCTGTTGCTTATG GCTGTAAAGTTGAAATGATCAAGCTAAATGTTGATGCTGTGGATACGCACAGAGAGAAGCCAGCA GGCACCTTTGATGTGAACCAAACGCCTATGCGAATGAGAAGAAACAGTTTTACACCTCTGTCCAGCTCTGATACAGTCAGACGTCCACGAAATTACAGTGTCGGGAGCCGGCCGCTTACCCCAGTGGGGTTGGAAAGGTTCAGAATGACCTCTGAAGGGTCTGACCGCCCCTTGAAACAA CGTTCCTTAGAAAGTTCCTTAGAAAGTGCTTGCAT gGGGGCAGTGGACACCAATGGTTGTGATGTGTTTCAGTCTTTCTCTGCTGCGGTGTAA